A window of the Cystobacter fuscus genome harbors these coding sequences:
- a CDS encoding glutamine--tRNA ligase/YqeY domain fusion protein, which produces MAETESNKPVHFIRQIIAEDNQSGKFDGRVHTRFPPEPNGYLHIGHAKSIHLNHGMAVEHGGLFNMRFDDTNPSKEEQEYVDSILKDVKWVGADWGDRLYFASDYFEQMYAYAEQLIQKGKAYVCDLNAEQMREHRGTLTEPGRNSPFRDRSVEENLDLFRRMRAGEFPDGSRTLRAKIDMASPNFNLRDPVLYRIIHAHHHRQGDKWCIYPMYDWAHGIEDSLERITHSLCTLEFENHRPLYDWFLDELGVYHPQQIEFSRLNLTYTVMSKRKLLELVQGGSVRGWDDPRMPTLSGLRRRGCTSEALRAFCEDVGVTKFDALIDVGRLENAMRDDLNRRAPRRMAVLRPLKLIIENLPEGQVEMLDAVNNPEDPSAGSRQVPFSRELYIEQEDFMENPPKKFFRLAPGQEVRLRFAFFVKCTSVEKDAAGNITAVRCTYDPATRGGDAPDGRKVKATIHWVSAQHAVNAEVRLFDRLFNVAEPDRAPKDPKAAASFNYKQNLNPNSLEILTTAKLEPVLGSASEGERFQFERLGYFCVDSDSKPGAPVFNRTVTLKDTWAKEQAKGG; this is translated from the coding sequence ATGGCCGAGACTGAGTCCAACAAGCCCGTTCACTTCATCCGGCAGATCATCGCGGAAGACAACCAGTCGGGAAAGTTCGACGGACGCGTCCACACCCGCTTCCCGCCCGAGCCCAACGGCTACCTGCACATCGGGCATGCCAAGAGCATCCACCTCAACCACGGCATGGCGGTGGAGCACGGCGGACTGTTCAACATGCGCTTCGACGACACCAACCCGTCGAAGGAGGAGCAGGAGTACGTCGACTCCATCCTCAAGGACGTGAAGTGGGTGGGAGCGGACTGGGGCGACCGGCTCTACTTCGCCTCGGACTACTTCGAGCAGATGTACGCCTACGCCGAGCAGCTCATCCAGAAGGGCAAGGCGTACGTGTGCGACCTGAACGCGGAGCAGATGCGCGAGCACCGCGGCACGCTCACCGAGCCCGGCCGCAACAGCCCCTTCCGCGACCGGAGCGTGGAGGAAAACCTGGATCTCTTCCGCCGCATGCGCGCGGGTGAGTTCCCCGACGGCTCGCGCACCCTGCGCGCGAAGATCGACATGGCGTCGCCCAACTTCAACCTGCGCGACCCCGTGCTCTACCGCATCATCCACGCCCACCATCACCGGCAGGGCGACAAGTGGTGCATCTACCCGATGTACGACTGGGCGCACGGCATCGAGGACTCCCTCGAGCGCATCACCCACTCGCTGTGCACGCTCGAGTTCGAGAACCACCGGCCGCTCTACGACTGGTTCCTCGACGAGCTGGGCGTCTACCACCCGCAGCAGATCGAGTTCTCCCGGCTCAACCTCACCTACACGGTGATGAGCAAGCGCAAGCTCCTGGAGCTGGTGCAGGGCGGCTCGGTGCGCGGCTGGGATGATCCGCGCATGCCCACCCTCTCCGGCCTGCGCCGGCGCGGCTGTACCTCCGAGGCCCTGCGCGCCTTCTGCGAGGACGTGGGCGTCACCAAGTTCGATGCCCTCATCGACGTGGGCCGGCTCGAGAACGCGATGCGCGACGACCTCAACCGCCGCGCCCCACGCCGCATGGCCGTGCTGCGCCCGCTCAAGCTCATCATCGAGAACCTCCCCGAGGGCCAGGTGGAGATGCTCGACGCGGTGAACAACCCCGAGGACCCGTCCGCGGGCTCCCGGCAGGTGCCCTTCTCGCGCGAGCTGTACATCGAGCAGGAAGACTTCATGGAGAACCCGCCCAAGAAGTTCTTCCGGCTCGCGCCCGGCCAGGAGGTGCGGCTGCGCTTCGCCTTCTTCGTCAAGTGCACGAGCGTGGAGAAGGACGCGGCGGGCAACATCACCGCGGTGCGCTGCACCTATGATCCCGCCACGCGCGGCGGCGACGCCCCGGACGGGCGCAAGGTGAAGGCCACCATCCACTGGGTGTCCGCGCAGCACGCGGTGAACGCCGAGGTGCGCCTGTTCGACCGGCTCTTCAACGTGGCCGAGCCGGACCGTGCTCCGAAGGATCCCAAGGCCGCCGCGAGCTTCAACTACAAGCAGAACCTCAACCCGAACTCGCTGGAGATCCTCACCACGGCGAAGCTGGAGCCCGTGCTGGGCTCGGCGAGCGAGGGGGAGCGCTTCCAGTTCGAGCGCCTGGGCTACTTCTGCGTGGACTCCGACTCCAAGCCCGGAGCGCCCGTGTTCAACCGCACGGTGACGCTCAAGGACACCTGGGCCAAGGAGCAGGCCAAGGGCGGCTGA
- a CDS encoding trifunctional serine/threonine-protein kinase/ATP-binding protein/sensor histidine kinase yields the protein MLEIPGYKVLGTLRATGSNVLFQAVREADGLPVLIKTPMAPSPGARESERYRREFAILQRLRDVRGVARAYACERLHERPLLVLEQVQGQTLSECTGQPLERSRFMSLALSLTSTLGELHCRNIIHKDIKPSNIIEMPSGEARIIDFGVATLHKVEHLDAAPTHLVEGTLAYMSPEQTGRMNRVVDYRTDFYSLGVTFYELLTGQRPFQGKDALEWFHAHMAHAPRPPHELNPRVPPALSAIVLKLLAKVAEERYQSAEGLLADLEHCHEALSQGEQEVFTLGTRDTPTHFQLPQRLYGREAQVATLLEGFERVARTGQPELLLVSGYSGIGKSSVVNELHKPVVERRGFFLSGKFDQFQRDIPYATPAQTLRGLVQQLLAGSEEEIGRWRDQVNRAWEEEGQALVNLVPQLEVLVGPQPALQEVPPGEAQRRFHRVARQFLSVFATPEHPMVVFLDDLQWADLASLQWLARMLSQPELLPVLWIGAYRDNEVSPAHSLMQVLEEARKQGARMTDLHLGPLSTEQVEHLVADTLPGAKREVVAPLSALLHDKTGGNPFFLLQLLVALHQDGLLARKPGGGWRWDSEGARARGYSENIVDFMVGKLRQFPSDTQHLLRLAACVGNVFSLQMLSTLAGLSAEGEVEQGIEPALQEGMLVRAGPEKYRFQHDRIQQAAHCLLSEAESKAVHLRIGRLLLESLSPEKLRESLFDVVSQLNTGLELIEDPAERRQLARLNIEAGDKARAAMALRPAITYFSTAFALIPGDPWETDPALAFELRLTQARCEFMDGNIAEARRQIDALPARARTRADSVAVYLLRVSIHFAMSESQQGLTCIRECLALLGIPLSRNPTWEEAVAAHDEVWTLLGERTIESLIELPLMTDPDVKLAVSTLLEFYPTAHATNQHLFIIIVSRIVSLSIRHGFVDAATPGYSWFGFIACSYFKRYREGLAFSRLALGFVERYSLSAHRGRVLYSMQFCSCWNQPLSQAQELVTKALHHALQVGDILAAAYSNWYIVYNRLCMGHHLDEVYRETLVRGEFLSKTGIKEPQDYILLQQRYVQHLRGSTHSFGTLNGDGFDEQAFEAQLPKRHAALKGNYWIAKLQSRFMCGAYGEAREAADKVVEAQWVMRGTLPHCTFHFYRALTLAACFEEATPEEQRRWLEAIQGHQRQLAEWAEHCPENFHALERLVSAELARLEGRSEEATRAYEQAIRSARENGATHCVGLASELAANFWHTREAPIVAHAFAREARAAYQQWGALGKVQHLESLWPHLPSSAAPRDEQTTSSTDSTRIDALTVVKAQQAVSSEIELERLVTTLLRAAMENAGAQRGALLLPDGDSLSVAAISETSSEEASSELPWTLLAYVRRTREHVLIGDATRPHPFSSDEYLAHGRTRSVLCLPLLRQERFSGALYLENNLAANAFNPMRMVLLGHLASQAAISIENARLYEDVQRARTELHRANEELEQRVEARTYELKQAQARLVDTAREVGMAEVASNVLHNVGNVLTSAVVNLEMMRKAVGSLRVGRVKQAGTLLEQQRDNLVDFLTNNPRGSHLPGYLTALGEELMKEQTRLMEDLEAMNRHIEHIRAIIQVQQTYAKRSLLTEECELPQLVDDALRIQMAALQRHGVTVHRELSRVPRVRADKHKVLQILINLISNAKQALDPKPEGQRNLWVRMKAEGPVVRIQVVDDGVGIAPEVKGKLFSHGFTTRKNGHGFGLHSSALAAQLLHGRLTIESEGPGKGAVTTLELPLS from the coding sequence ATGTTGGAGATTCCGGGGTACAAGGTACTTGGCACCCTCCGAGCCACGGGCTCGAACGTCCTGTTCCAGGCGGTGCGCGAGGCCGATGGCCTGCCCGTCCTCATCAAGACGCCCATGGCGCCATCACCCGGCGCCAGGGAGAGCGAGCGGTACCGGCGGGAGTTCGCCATCCTGCAGCGTCTGCGGGACGTGCGCGGCGTGGCCAGGGCCTATGCCTGCGAGCGGCTCCATGAGCGGCCCCTGCTCGTGCTGGAGCAGGTGCAGGGCCAGACCCTGTCCGAGTGCACGGGCCAGCCCCTGGAACGCTCCCGGTTCATGAGCCTGGCCCTCTCGCTGACCTCCACCCTGGGGGAACTCCACTGCCGCAACATCATCCACAAGGACATCAAACCCTCCAACATCATCGAGATGCCCTCGGGTGAAGCCCGAATCATCGACTTCGGTGTGGCCACGCTGCACAAGGTGGAGCACCTGGACGCCGCCCCGACCCACCTGGTCGAAGGGACGCTGGCGTACATGTCGCCCGAGCAGACGGGGCGGATGAACCGGGTGGTGGACTACCGCACGGACTTCTACTCGCTGGGCGTCACCTTCTACGAGCTGCTCACGGGGCAGCGCCCCTTCCAGGGCAAGGACGCGCTCGAGTGGTTCCACGCCCACATGGCGCACGCGCCCAGACCTCCGCACGAGCTGAACCCGCGGGTGCCCCCCGCCTTGTCCGCCATCGTCCTCAAGCTCCTGGCGAAGGTGGCCGAGGAGCGCTACCAGAGCGCCGAGGGACTCCTGGCGGACCTGGAACACTGCCACGAGGCGCTGAGCCAGGGCGAGCAAGAGGTCTTCACGCTGGGCACGCGGGACACCCCCACCCACTTCCAACTGCCGCAACGGCTCTACGGACGCGAGGCGCAGGTGGCCACCCTGCTCGAGGGTTTCGAGCGGGTGGCGCGAACAGGCCAGCCGGAGTTGCTCCTCGTCAGCGGCTACTCGGGCATTGGCAAGTCCTCGGTGGTGAACGAGCTGCACAAGCCCGTGGTCGAGCGCCGCGGCTTCTTCCTGAGTGGCAAGTTCGACCAGTTCCAGCGGGACATTCCCTATGCCACCCCGGCCCAGACGCTCCGAGGCCTGGTGCAGCAGTTGCTGGCGGGCAGTGAGGAGGAGATCGGCAGGTGGAGGGATCAGGTGAACCGGGCCTGGGAAGAAGAAGGCCAGGCCCTCGTGAATCTGGTGCCCCAGTTGGAAGTGCTGGTGGGCCCCCAGCCCGCGCTCCAGGAGGTGCCCCCTGGCGAAGCACAGCGGCGCTTCCATCGGGTCGCCCGTCAATTCCTCTCGGTGTTCGCCACCCCGGAGCACCCCATGGTGGTGTTCCTGGATGACCTGCAGTGGGCGGACCTGGCCAGTCTGCAATGGCTCGCTCGAATGCTGTCCCAGCCCGAACTCCTCCCGGTGCTATGGATTGGCGCCTACCGGGACAACGAGGTGAGCCCCGCGCACTCGTTGATGCAGGTGTTGGAGGAGGCACGCAAGCAGGGGGCGAGAATGACGGACCTCCACCTGGGACCGCTGAGCACGGAGCAGGTGGAGCACCTGGTGGCCGACACGCTGCCTGGAGCGAAACGGGAGGTGGTCGCCCCCCTGTCGGCACTGCTGCACGACAAGACGGGGGGCAACCCCTTCTTCCTGCTGCAACTGCTGGTGGCCCTCCACCAGGATGGCCTGCTGGCGCGGAAACCCGGAGGAGGCTGGCGATGGGACTCCGAAGGGGCGCGGGCCCGGGGCTATTCGGAGAACATCGTCGACTTCATGGTGGGCAAGCTGCGCCAGTTCCCCTCGGACACGCAGCATCTGCTTCGGCTGGCGGCGTGTGTGGGCAATGTCTTCTCCCTCCAGATGTTGAGCACCCTCGCCGGGCTGTCCGCGGAAGGAGAGGTCGAGCAGGGAATCGAGCCCGCGCTCCAGGAAGGCATGCTGGTGCGCGCCGGCCCGGAGAAATACCGCTTCCAACATGACCGCATCCAGCAGGCGGCCCATTGCCTCCTCTCCGAGGCCGAGAGCAAGGCCGTCCACCTGCGCATCGGCCGCCTGCTGCTCGAGAGCCTCTCCCCGGAGAAGCTGCGCGAGTCGCTCTTCGACGTGGTGAGCCAGCTCAACACCGGGTTGGAGCTCATCGAGGACCCTGCGGAGCGCCGTCAGCTCGCGCGGCTGAACATCGAGGCGGGTGACAAGGCCAGGGCCGCGATGGCGCTCCGCCCCGCCATCACCTACTTCTCGACGGCCTTCGCGCTCATTCCGGGAGACCCCTGGGAGACGGACCCCGCGCTGGCCTTCGAACTGCGACTCACCCAGGCGCGCTGCGAATTCATGGACGGCAACATCGCCGAGGCGCGCCGTCAGATCGATGCGCTCCCCGCCCGGGCTCGCACCCGCGCGGACTCCGTGGCCGTCTACCTCCTGAGGGTGAGCATCCACTTCGCCATGAGCGAAAGCCAACAGGGGCTGACCTGCATCCGGGAGTGCCTGGCCTTGCTGGGCATCCCGCTTTCGCGGAACCCCACCTGGGAGGAGGCGGTGGCCGCCCATGACGAGGTGTGGACCTTGCTGGGGGAGCGCACCATCGAAAGCCTCATCGAGCTGCCACTCATGACCGACCCGGACGTGAAGCTGGCCGTCAGCACCCTCCTGGAGTTCTACCCGACCGCGCACGCCACCAACCAGCACCTGTTCATCATCATCGTGAGCCGGATTGTGTCCCTCTCCATCCGCCACGGTTTCGTGGATGCCGCCACGCCCGGATACAGCTGGTTTGGCTTCATCGCCTGCTCATACTTCAAGCGGTACCGGGAAGGTCTTGCCTTCTCCAGGCTCGCCCTCGGATTCGTCGAGCGGTACAGCCTGTCCGCCCACCGGGGAAGGGTTCTCTACAGCATGCAGTTCTGCAGCTGTTGGAACCAGCCCCTGTCCCAAGCGCAGGAGCTCGTCACCAAGGCACTCCACCACGCGCTTCAGGTGGGAGACATCCTGGCCGCCGCCTACAGCAACTGGTACATCGTCTACAACCGTCTCTGCATGGGACATCACCTGGATGAGGTCTACCGGGAGACGCTCGTGCGCGGCGAGTTCTTGAGCAAGACGGGGATCAAGGAGCCTCAGGACTATATCCTGCTGCAGCAGCGCTACGTGCAGCACCTGCGCGGGTCCACCCACTCGTTCGGCACGCTGAACGGGGACGGCTTCGATGAGCAGGCCTTCGAGGCTCAGCTCCCCAAACGCCATGCGGCCCTGAAGGGCAACTATTGGATCGCCAAACTCCAATCGCGATTCATGTGCGGTGCCTACGGAGAGGCGCGGGAGGCGGCGGACAAGGTGGTCGAGGCCCAGTGGGTCATGCGGGGCACGCTCCCCCACTGCACCTTCCACTTCTACCGCGCCCTGACCCTGGCGGCGTGCTTCGAGGAGGCCACGCCCGAGGAGCAGCGGCGGTGGCTCGAGGCCATCCAGGGACACCAGCGGCAGCTCGCGGAGTGGGCGGAGCATTGCCCCGAGAACTTCCACGCGCTCGAGCGACTGGTCTCCGCGGAGCTGGCCCGCCTCGAGGGACGATCCGAGGAGGCCACACGCGCCTATGAGCAAGCCATCCGCTCGGCTCGGGAGAACGGTGCCACCCACTGCGTCGGACTCGCCAGCGAGCTCGCCGCGAACTTCTGGCACACCCGGGAGGCGCCCATCGTCGCCCATGCCTTCGCGCGCGAGGCCCGGGCGGCGTACCAGCAGTGGGGCGCCCTGGGCAAGGTGCAGCACCTGGAGTCCCTCTGGCCCCACCTCCCCTCTTCCGCGGCCCCCCGGGACGAGCAGACCACCAGCAGCACGGACTCCACCCGCATCGACGCGCTCACCGTCGTCAAGGCCCAGCAGGCCGTCTCCAGTGAAATCGAGCTGGAGCGTCTGGTCACCACGCTGCTGCGCGCGGCCATGGAGAACGCGGGCGCCCAGCGAGGCGCCCTGCTGCTACCAGACGGGGACTCGCTCTCGGTGGCCGCCATCTCCGAGACGTCATCGGAGGAAGCGTCCTCCGAGCTTCCGTGGACGCTCCTCGCCTATGTCCGGCGCACCCGGGAGCACGTGCTCATCGGCGATGCCACCAGGCCGCATCCCTTCTCGTCCGATGAGTACCTGGCGCACGGCAGGACGCGGTCGGTGTTGTGCCTGCCCCTGTTGAGGCAGGAGCGGTTCTCCGGAGCGCTGTACCTGGAGAACAACCTGGCGGCCAATGCCTTCAATCCAATGCGGATGGTGTTGCTGGGACACCTGGCTTCCCAGGCGGCCATCTCCATCGAGAACGCCCGGCTCTATGAGGACGTCCAACGCGCCAGGACGGAGCTACACCGGGCGAATGAAGAGCTGGAGCAGCGGGTGGAGGCGCGCACCTACGAGCTCAAGCAGGCCCAGGCCCGGTTGGTGGATACGGCGCGCGAGGTGGGCATGGCGGAGGTGGCCTCCAACGTGCTGCACAACGTGGGCAACGTGCTCACCAGCGCCGTCGTCAACCTCGAGATGATGCGCAAGGCCGTGGGCTCGCTGCGCGTGGGCCGCGTGAAGCAGGCGGGGACGCTCCTCGAGCAACAGCGCGACAACCTGGTGGACTTCCTGACGAACAACCCCCGCGGCAGCCACCTGCCGGGCTACCTCACCGCGCTGGGCGAGGAGTTGATGAAGGAGCAGACGCGCCTGATGGAGGACCTGGAGGCGATGAACCGGCACATCGAGCACATCCGCGCCATCATCCAGGTGCAACAGACGTATGCGAAGCGGTCGCTGCTGACGGAGGAGTGCGAGCTACCCCAGCTCGTCGACGACGCGCTGCGCATCCAGATGGCGGCCTTGCAGCGCCATGGCGTCACCGTGCACCGGGAGCTATCGAGGGTGCCACGGGTGAGGGCGGACAAGCACAAGGTGCTGCAAATCCTCATCAACCTCATCAGCAACGCCAAACAGGCGCTGGATCCGAAGCCCGAGGGCCAGCGCAACCTGTGGGTGAGGATGAAG
- a CDS encoding ABC transporter permease: MVLVGLLGAWALLAHVGPWPHHLFPGPRAVADSLWAMARDGRLWDALVRSMGRLAKGYGISVLIGVPLGLAMGRIALVRRTLRPLVVGLQALPSICWLPLALLWFGLTETSIIFVVVMGSVLAISIAVEDGVMSVDPLLLRVASTYGIRGARFYGGVLLPAALPGIVTGLKLGWSFAWRALMAGELLYVSGGLGQLLTMGRELMETAQVMAVMVCIILVGTLIDRVLFQTVETRVRRRWGLVSE, from the coding sequence ATGGTCCTCGTGGGGTTGTTGGGAGCGTGGGCGCTGCTGGCCCACGTCGGACCCTGGCCGCACCACCTCTTCCCGGGCCCGAGGGCGGTCGCTGACAGCCTCTGGGCGATGGCGCGAGATGGACGGCTGTGGGACGCGCTCGTGCGCTCCATGGGCCGGCTCGCGAAGGGCTATGGCATCTCCGTGCTCATCGGGGTTCCCCTGGGGCTCGCCATGGGACGCATCGCGCTCGTGCGGCGCACCCTGCGGCCGCTGGTGGTGGGCCTGCAGGCCCTGCCCTCCATCTGCTGGCTGCCGCTGGCGCTCCTGTGGTTCGGCCTGACGGAGACCTCCATCATCTTCGTGGTGGTGATGGGCTCGGTGCTGGCCATCTCCATCGCGGTGGAGGACGGGGTGATGAGCGTGGACCCGCTGCTCCTGCGCGTGGCCTCCACGTACGGCATCCGCGGCGCGCGCTTCTACGGCGGCGTGCTGCTGCCCGCGGCCCTGCCGGGCATCGTCACCGGACTCAAGCTGGGCTGGAGCTTCGCCTGGAGGGCGCTCATGGCCGGAGAGCTGCTGTACGTCTCCGGGGGCCTCGGCCAATTGCTCACCATGGGACGCGAGCTGATGGAAACGGCCCAGGTGATGGCGGTGATGGTGTGCATCATCCTCGTGGGCACCCTCATCGACCGGGTCCTCTTCCAGACCGTGGAGACGCGCGTGCGGCGCCGCTGGGGTCTGGTCTCGGAGTGA
- a CDS encoding ketopantoate reductase family protein, translating into MNDKPRVLLVGAGAVGQVFGKYLRAAGCELSFLVKEKYAEEARRGYTLYELGSRQRAPEPTLLSGFDILVSAPEAARRRFDQVWLCVSSTALRAGDWVEQLARHTGEATWVMLQPALDDRDFLLRFIPPERLVSGMIPFLSFHAPLRPEDTFPPSGTAFWFPPLARGLFSGPPERLEAVLRTLRAGGYPARATGDATRAAALPTAVLTVTVAGLEAAGWRFERFLQPDSLERVHRAAREAVRIVARHTGAKASFVLPLLRPTLFKALLPVASRVVPIDLETYLRVHFTKVGDQGRAILRTYITLGKSAGQPVRYLQEFQG; encoded by the coding sequence ATGAACGACAAACCTCGAGTCCTGCTCGTGGGAGCCGGAGCCGTGGGCCAGGTGTTCGGCAAGTACCTGCGGGCGGCGGGCTGTGAGCTGTCCTTCCTCGTGAAGGAGAAATACGCGGAGGAGGCCCGACGGGGCTACACGCTGTACGAGCTGGGCTCCCGCCAGCGCGCACCCGAGCCCACCCTCCTGTCTGGCTTCGACATCCTCGTGTCGGCGCCGGAGGCCGCGCGACGGCGCTTCGATCAGGTGTGGCTGTGCGTCTCCTCCACGGCCCTGCGCGCGGGAGACTGGGTGGAGCAGCTCGCCCGACACACCGGGGAGGCCACCTGGGTGATGCTCCAGCCCGCGCTCGATGACCGCGACTTCCTCCTGCGGTTCATCCCCCCCGAGCGGCTCGTCTCCGGGATGATTCCCTTCCTGAGCTTCCACGCCCCCCTGCGGCCGGAAGACACCTTCCCACCTTCCGGCACGGCCTTCTGGTTCCCGCCCCTGGCGCGGGGACTGTTCAGCGGCCCACCGGAGCGCCTCGAGGCCGTGCTGCGCACGCTCCGGGCCGGGGGCTATCCGGCGCGCGCCACCGGGGATGCCACCCGCGCGGCGGCCCTTCCCACCGCGGTGCTGACCGTGACGGTGGCCGGGCTGGAGGCGGCGGGGTGGCGCTTCGAGCGCTTCCTCCAGCCAGACTCACTGGAGCGGGTGCATCGCGCCGCACGGGAAGCCGTGCGCATCGTCGCCCGGCACACGGGGGCGAAGGCCTCTTTCGTACTGCCGCTGCTCCGGCCCACCCTGTTCAAGGCGCTCCTGCCGGTGGCCTCCCGGGTCGTGCCCATCGACCTGGAGACCTACCTGCGCGTCCACTTCACCAAGGTGGGCGACCAGGGCCGGGCCATCCTGCGCACCTACATCACGCTGGGCAAGAGCGCGGGGCAGCCGGTGCGCTACCTCCAGGAGTTCCAGGGCTGA
- a CDS encoding ABC transporter substrate-binding protein, with the protein MRGGLLAVGLSVLCVAAAGCKKEQPARAAAKQDAEHPLRVGFFPNITHAQALVGNDSGAFQRAVPGLEMKMFNAGPAAMEALTAGSLDASYVGTGPAINTFLKGGRELRLIAVAVDSGAVLVTKTARTPAELKGKTLASPQLGNTQDIALRHWLGQQGMKVNSDVTVTPLSNPDILSLFIHGKLEGAWVPEPWGARMVAEGGGHILLDERQVWPQRRFHTTVLVTTRQALEQQREPLKKLLRIHVELTRQWQREPESFIPRVNAAFGKVTSKPLAENILRDAFSRLEPAMDVMPDQLHQAAEHARQLQFISSSDLSGMVDTSLLEEVLRESPTP; encoded by the coding sequence ATGCGCGGTGGACTTCTGGCGGTGGGTCTCTCGGTGCTGTGTGTGGCGGCGGCCGGTTGCAAGAAGGAGCAGCCGGCACGGGCGGCGGCGAAGCAGGACGCGGAGCATCCGCTCCGGGTGGGCTTCTTCCCCAACATCACCCATGCCCAGGCCCTGGTGGGCAATGACTCGGGGGCCTTCCAGCGGGCCGTGCCGGGCCTGGAGATGAAGATGTTCAACGCGGGCCCCGCCGCCATGGAGGCGCTCACCGCCGGCTCGCTCGACGCCTCGTACGTGGGCACGGGGCCCGCCATCAACACCTTCCTCAAGGGCGGACGGGAGCTGCGCCTCATCGCCGTGGCGGTGGACTCCGGCGCGGTGCTGGTGACGAAGACGGCGCGCACCCCCGCGGAACTCAAGGGCAAGACGCTCGCCAGCCCCCAGCTCGGCAACACCCAGGACATCGCGCTCAGGCACTGGTTGGGCCAGCAAGGAATGAAGGTCAACAGCGACGTCACCGTCACCCCCCTGTCCAATCCGGACATCCTCAGCCTGTTCATCCACGGCAAGCTCGAGGGCGCGTGGGTGCCCGAGCCGTGGGGCGCGCGCATGGTCGCCGAGGGCGGGGGCCACATCCTCCTGGACGAGCGCCAGGTGTGGCCCCAGCGGCGCTTCCATACCACCGTGCTCGTGACGACACGCCAGGCGCTCGAGCAGCAGCGCGAGCCCCTCAAGAAGCTGCTGCGCATCCACGTGGAGCTCACCCGGCAGTGGCAACGAGAGCCCGAGTCCTTCATCCCCCGTGTCAACGCGGCCTTCGGCAAGGTGACCAGCAAGCCGCTGGCCGAGAACATCCTGCGCGACGCCTTCTCCCGGCTCGAACCCGCGATGGACGTCATGCCGGATCAGCTCCACCAGGCCGCCGAGCACGCCCGGCAACTGCAATTCATCTCCAGCTCGGACCTCTCGGGCATGGTGGACACCTCGCTGCTGGAGGAGGTGCTGCGCGAGAGCCCGACGCCCTGA